A region from the Lolium perenne isolate Kyuss_39 chromosome 4, Kyuss_2.0, whole genome shotgun sequence genome encodes:
- the LOC127294785 gene encoding uncharacterized protein → MAETHGGGARRRWLVDIARWCPSPAQFQAAAALLPPHHHPAIARFVREEDRKRALLSRLLQYSLVHHVLGIPFHQIDIRRTVEGKPYLENGTAAFRNFNFNTSHQGDYVGIASELLCLVGLDIVCISKPQGETTVEFLKNFSSYLTDHEWNCIDRAAGSVEMLTEFYRYWCLKEAFVKAIGAGVGFGLNRLEFHHVQWSNISVYIDGIESRNWRFCLFNLDEMHLASIAKGHPEDAVSSFKRTLSNLVFEEEEFYAALEIPEEVFTLQTVEQLTQL, encoded by the exons ATGGCGGAGACGCACGGCGGCGGGGCGCGGCGGAGGTGGCTCGTCGACATAGCCCGCTGGTGCCCCTCCCCCGCGCAGTTccaagccgccgccgccctcctgcCGCCGCACCACCACCCCGCCATCGCCAG GTTTGTCAGGGAGGAAGACAGGAAACGAGCGCTCCTCAGCCGGCTGCTCCAGTACTCCCTTGTGCACCATGTTCTTGGCATTCCGTTCCACCAAATAGACATACGACGCACGGTCGAGGGGAAGCCGTATCTG GAGAACGGAACTGCGGCCTTCAGAAACTTCAATTTCAACACGTCGCATCAGGGTGACTACGTCGGCATAGCATCTGAGCTCCTCTGCCTCGTTGGCCTTGACATTGTGTGCATCTCTAAGCCCCAGGGAGAAACCACTGTGGAATTCCTTAAGAACTTCTCGTCGTACCTTACAGACCATGAGTGGAACTGCATCGATCGTGCTGCTGGTTCTGTTGAGATGTTAACGGAGTTCTACAG GTACTGGTGTCTTAAAGAAGCATTTGTTAAAGCTATAGGTGCTGGGGTTGGGTTTGGTCTGAATCGCTTGGAATTCCACCATGTTCAATGGAGTAACATATCTGTGTACATTGATGGGATAGAGTCTAGGAACTGGAGATTCTGCCTTTTCAACCTTGATGAAATGCATTTG GCATCCATAGCAAAAGGGCATCCGGAAGATGCTGTAAGCAGCTTCAAGAGAACATTGTCTAATCTGGTTTTCGAGGAAGAAGAATTTTATGCTGCACTAGAGATACCTGAAGAAGTTTTCACTCTGCAGACAGTGGAACAACTTACACAATTATAA